In Flavobacterium piscisymbiosum, the sequence TTTCGAAGTTAGTCGGCTGTTTTTAAATCCAAAAGACAAGTTTCCTTCAACAGCCTTTTCATTTTTCAAATTTGGATTTCCTATATAATCATAAAAATCATTACTGTTATACAGATAAAAGCCATAGCCCTCAGAAACAGAAGGTGCTCTTTCGGCGTAAGCCAAACCAAATCCGAGTTCAAGTTTACCAGCATTTTTGGTATAATTTCCAGAGAGACTTTTTAAGAATCGGTTTTGTGTGGCATTCATTTCAGGATAAAAAATACGAAGGCTTTGTAGTCCAAAATCATTGGCTACTGTATTAGAATGAAAACCTAGATTAGTGCTGATTCTAAGAATGGTTTCGGGAGAGATTGTAATATTATCTTCTAATGATAATCCGTTATATAGCGTTCGAACATCAGGCCAGGTGTACATAAACATCAGATTTTCAGTTAGATCAGCAGGATACATTGTCATCTCGGCTACCGCCTTATTATAAAAAGAATTCAAATCGGCTAGAAATTCATGATTTTCGTGTTTTCCTTTTATTTTAGAATAAAAACCATAGGTGTCAGACCAGCCCGGCATATCCATATGAATAGGAACTGCTGGTCTTTTAGTATCATCCATTTTATGGGTAATGGTATTAAAATATCCTTTTGTTTCCCAATCAGAAATAACACCAGAATCTGGAATGTACTTGTAACTCAATGAAATGATTTTAGCTTCTGCCAATAAAACATCCATTGGAAGCGCCGGATAGCCAACATTCACAGCTTTATCATAAATAATCGAAGTTTCCAGTACATTCTTCTTATCGATAAAATAGCCAGCATTTGCCGAAATATTGTACTTGGTAAATTGAGAAAAATTAATTTCTTTTTCGTTTCCCGCTTTGTAGTTTTCGGCATCACGATGCATAAAATCAACATGCGCAAAAAAGGTACTGTCAGTATAACCTAAAGCGGCACCAATAATCTTTTGCTGGTTATTGCTTTCATAACCAGAAGATAAACTGCCATTCCAGCCGTTTTTTCTGTGTTTATATTGATTTCGTTTTAGATCTATCGAACCTCCAATCGTAGCGCCATGACAGCTGGCCTGCTGACCTGAGGCAACTGTTGCCTCAGATAAATTTGAAATCTCGACATAAGAAGTCACAGGATCCATTTTATCGGTACAGGCACCAAAAATCCGCATACCATCAATTGTAATTACAGTACGCTCGGTCGACATATTGTTAATGGTAGGTTCCCATGCATATGCACCTCTTTTAATCATATTCATTTTTGAAGAACCCATTAGATAATCTTCTACAGAGGTTAACGATTTGGGCTGTTTAAGATTCAAAGGTGTTTTTTTTCCTATAACTATAATTTCATTGAGATTTACAGCTGCAAGAGTATCATTCTTTTTTTCTTGTGCCCAGCACACTGTCGAAAAGATAACTAAAAGGATCGCTGTTATATTTTTCATTATAAAGTAATTATAAGAAAGAGATAAATGCTCACTATCTCTTTCTTGTTAGTATTCAATATTTAGAATTCGATTTCTAAGAAAAGACTGCTTGCAGGATTTTCTGTCGTTACAGGCTCTCCTTTAAGTACATCATTCGAAGCATTTAAAAGTTGAAGATTAATTTTCCAATAGCCAGTCATAGTCAAAGAAAGTTTTCCGTTGTAAAAGCCATCGGTTGTAGATTGTGTTAAATCGGTATTATTAGGCGAACCGTGATTACCCATGCTGGGCATTCTTGGATCCATTTTTATTTTGAGATTATTCACGACAGGAAACGTCATCATATCCTGCATTTTATAAACCCCAACGCTAATATCGTTCGTGGCTACTTTTGGGTTTTGAGGTGCGATGGAGGCAATGAGGTAACGAACGCCATCAGATCCTTTAAAGGAGCTAACAGTTCGTTTTGCCGAAGCCTGAACTTTGATAATATCAGTAACAGTATACGAAATAGTATTAACAGTATAAGTAAGAGTCAGATCCCAATATTCAGTATCATTTTCAGCCATTTGAAAGATGATATCGCCTTCGTACAGAGTTTGTTTGTCTGAGGTTTTGGTCACAGCAGATTTTGGACATGAATGCTCCATCATAGCCATATGCATAATTGGCAACCAGCTTATTTTGGCATCTTTAATATAGGCATTCGTTTTTTTGTCTTTAATGCTAAGTGTAATATGATTGTAACCCTGAATTAAAGAGCCGCTTTGGGAATAGAGTTCGAAAGTATGAGTTTCATTTGATATTTCCTGAATTTTTTGAAGGCCAGCGGTTTCATCAATTGGAATCTGAGTGGAGGAATTATCATCTGAGGAGCATG encodes:
- a CDS encoding TonB-dependent receptor domain-containing protein yields the protein MKNITAILLVIFSTVCWAQEKKNDTLAAVNLNEIIVIGKKTPLNLKQPKSLTSVEDYLMGSSKMNMIKRGAYAWEPTINNMSTERTVITIDGMRIFGACTDKMDPVTSYVEISNLSEATVASGQQASCHGATIGGSIDLKRNQYKHRKNGWNGSLSSGYESNNQQKIIGAALGYTDSTFFAHVDFMHRDAENYKAGNEKEINFSQFTKYNISANAGYFIDKKNVLETSIIYDKAVNVGYPALPMDVLLAEAKIISLSYKYIPDSGVISDWETKGYFNTITHKMDDTKRPAVPIHMDMPGWSDTYGFYSKIKGKHENHEFLADLNSFYNKAVAEMTMYPADLTENLMFMYTWPDVRTLYNGLSLEDNITISPETILRISTNLGFHSNTVANDFGLQSLRIFYPEMNATQNRFLKSLSGNYTKNAGKLELGFGLAYAERAPSVSEGYGFYLYNSNDFYDYIGNPNLKNEKAVEGNLSFGFKNSRLTSKVTASYFHISNYIIGKIDPKILPMTIGASGVKIYDAINYASIFNTDFNLEYFFLQNWNIKTQIAYSLGKDDQENDLPFISPLRYYAGIEFKKEKINAGIFASGNLAQNNFAKVYGQIKAPDYLIFNINAGYSFNWNQNKIKAQTGIENIFDKYYATFSDWNKIPRMGRNAFINLTYSFH